From one Streptomyces sp. Q6 genomic stretch:
- the argJ gene encoding bifunctional glutamate N-acetyltransferase/amino-acid acetyltransferase ArgJ: MSVTAAKGFQAAGIAAGIKESGNADLALVVNRGPRLAAAGVFTSNRVKAAPVLWSEQVLKGGLVSAVVLNSGGANACTGPKGFQDTHATAEKVAEVLDLNAGEVAVASTGLIGVLLPMDKLLPGVETAAAQLSEHGGEKAAIAIKTTDSVHKTAVYEGDGWTVGGMAKGAGMLAPGLATMLVVLTTDADLDSDVLDKALRDATRVTFDRVDSDGCMSTNDTVLLLASGASEVAPEYAEFATAVRTVCDDLGRQLIGDAEGASKDIKVEVIHAATEDDAVEVGRSIARNNLLKCALHGEDPNWGRVLSAIGTTGAAFEPERLNVAINDVWVCKNGGVGEDRDKVDMRYREVHIVADLAAGTETATIWTNDLTADYVHENSAYSS; the protein is encoded by the coding sequence GTGAGTGTGACGGCAGCCAAGGGATTCCAGGCCGCGGGCATCGCCGCCGGAATCAAGGAGAGCGGGAACGCGGACCTGGCCCTCGTGGTCAACCGCGGCCCCCGTCTGGCGGCCGCGGGCGTCTTCACCTCCAACCGCGTCAAGGCCGCCCCGGTCCTCTGGTCCGAGCAGGTCCTCAAGGGCGGACTCGTCTCCGCCGTCGTCCTCAACTCCGGTGGGGCCAACGCCTGTACGGGACCCAAGGGCTTCCAGGACACGCACGCCACCGCCGAGAAGGTCGCCGAGGTCCTCGACCTGAACGCGGGCGAGGTCGCCGTCGCCTCCACCGGCCTCATCGGCGTACTGCTCCCCATGGACAAGCTGCTGCCGGGCGTGGAGACCGCCGCGGCGCAGCTCTCCGAGCACGGCGGCGAGAAGGCCGCCATCGCCATCAAGACCACGGACAGCGTGCACAAGACGGCCGTGTACGAGGGTGACGGCTGGACCGTCGGCGGCATGGCGAAGGGCGCCGGCATGCTGGCACCCGGCCTCGCCACCATGCTCGTCGTCCTCACCACGGACGCCGACCTCGACAGCGACGTCCTCGACAAGGCGCTCCGCGACGCCACCCGGGTCACCTTCGACCGGGTCGACTCCGACGGCTGCATGTCGACCAACGACACGGTGCTGCTCCTCGCCTCCGGCGCCTCCGAAGTCGCCCCGGAGTACGCCGAGTTCGCGACCGCCGTACGCACCGTCTGCGACGACCTGGGGCGCCAGCTCATCGGCGACGCCGAGGGCGCCAGCAAGGACATCAAGGTCGAGGTGATCCACGCCGCGACCGAGGACGACGCCGTCGAGGTGGGCCGCTCCATCGCCCGGAACAACCTCCTCAAGTGCGCCCTCCACGGCGAGGACCCCAACTGGGGCCGCGTCCTGTCCGCCATCGGCACGACCGGGGCCGCCTTCGAGCCCGAGCGGCTGAACGTCGCGATCAACGACGTGTGGGTCTGCAAGAACGGCGGCGTGGGCGAGGACCGCGACAAGGTCGACATGCGCTACCGGGAGGTGCACATCGTCGCCGACCTGGCCGCGGGCACCGAGACCGCGACGATCTGGACGAACGA
- the argC gene encoding N-acetyl-gamma-glutamyl-phosphate reductase, with the protein MAVRAAVAGASGYAGGEVLRLLLAHPEVEIGALTGNSNAGQRLGALQPHLFPLADRVLQETTPEVLAGHDIVFLALPHGQSAAVAEQLGPDVLVVDMGADFRLKDAADWEAFYGSPHAGTWPYGLPELPGGRAALEGSKRIAVPGCYPTAVSLALFPAYEAGLVESEAVIVAASGTSGAGKAAKPHLLGSEVMGNMSPYGVGGGHRHTPEMIQNLSAAAGERVTVSFTPTLAPMPRGILATCSAKAKVGVTAESVRAAYEKAYADEPFVHLLPEGQWPATAAVYGSNAVQVQVAYDAAAGRVIVISAIDNLTKGTAGGAVQSMNIALGLDETTGLSTIGVAP; encoded by the coding sequence ATGGCGGTACGCGCAGCAGTGGCTGGAGCGAGCGGATACGCGGGCGGGGAAGTTCTGCGCCTGCTGCTCGCCCACCCCGAGGTGGAGATCGGCGCCCTGACGGGCAACTCGAACGCGGGGCAGCGTCTCGGCGCACTCCAGCCCCACCTGTTCCCCCTCGCCGACCGCGTCCTCCAGGAGACCACCCCCGAGGTCCTCGCCGGGCACGACATCGTCTTCCTGGCGCTGCCGCACGGGCAGTCCGCCGCCGTCGCCGAGCAGCTCGGACCGGACGTCCTCGTCGTCGACATGGGTGCCGACTTCCGGCTCAAGGACGCCGCCGACTGGGAGGCGTTCTACGGCAGCCCGCACGCCGGCACCTGGCCGTACGGCCTTCCCGAACTGCCGGGCGGCCGCGCCGCGCTGGAGGGGTCCAAGCGCATCGCGGTGCCCGGTTGCTACCCGACCGCCGTCTCCCTCGCGCTCTTCCCGGCGTACGAGGCGGGACTCGTCGAGAGCGAGGCCGTGATCGTCGCCGCCTCCGGCACCTCCGGCGCGGGCAAGGCCGCGAAGCCGCACCTGCTCGGCAGCGAGGTCATGGGGAACATGTCGCCGTACGGCGTGGGCGGCGGCCACCGGCACACCCCCGAGATGATCCAGAACCTCAGCGCCGCCGCGGGGGAGCGGGTCACCGTCTCCTTCACGCCGACGCTCGCACCGATGCCGCGCGGCATCCTCGCCACGTGCAGCGCGAAGGCGAAGGTCGGCGTCACCGCCGAGTCCGTACGCGCCGCCTACGAGAAGGCGTACGCCGACGAGCCGTTCGTGCACCTGCTGCCGGAGGGCCAGTGGCCCGCCACGGCGGCCGTGTACGGGTCGAACGCGGTGCAGGTGCAGGTCGCGTACGACGCGGCGGCCGGCCGCGTCATCGTGATCAGCGCCATCGACAACCTCACGAAGGGCACCGCGGGCGGTGCCGTCCAGTCCATGAACATCGCCCTGGGTCTCGACGAGACCACCGGGCTCTCGACGATCGGAGTCGCGCCGTGA
- a CDS encoding IS701 family transposase, with protein MTPEELAGCRDRLEDFAAEVFAPLVRSDQRAKGGLYLRGLLLDGRRKSMQPMARRLGVDHQRLQQFVTSSTWPANAVQQRLARRAMAVVRPEVWVVDDTGFPKDGDLSPAVAAQYCPPLGKTANCQVAVSVHAATDRASCPLAWRLFLPGSWDGPDAARQRRHCRIPTDVHHRPKWQLAFDMLDELAGLGLRPAVVAADAGYGNNASFRRGLEERQLAYVLQVKGELTAYPADIEPVTPPYSGLGPRPLARYRTRPVSLREHVRAADPGQAVTVGWRRGSRGRMRARFVFLRVRPAGRRPRPADDGTIALRWLIAQWPKGADEPVRYWLSNLPADLPPRVLVRLAKTRWRIEHDYRELKTALGLDHFEGRSWDGWHRHTTLVTAAHLFLTEQRTDPKAPAGA; from the coding sequence ATGACTCCGGAGGAGCTTGCCGGGTGCCGTGACCGGCTGGAGGATTTTGCGGCGGAGGTGTTCGCGCCGTTGGTGCGGTCGGACCAGCGGGCCAAGGGCGGACTGTATCTGCGGGGCCTGCTCCTGGACGGCCGGCGCAAGTCGATGCAGCCGATGGCCCGCCGACTCGGCGTCGATCATCAACGGCTGCAGCAGTTCGTCACCTCGTCGACCTGGCCCGCCAACGCGGTCCAGCAGCGGCTGGCCCGCCGTGCGATGGCGGTGGTCCGGCCGGAGGTGTGGGTGGTGGACGACACCGGTTTCCCCAAGGACGGTGACCTGTCGCCCGCGGTCGCCGCGCAGTACTGCCCGCCGCTGGGCAAGACCGCCAACTGCCAGGTGGCAGTGAGCGTGCACGCGGCCACCGACCGCGCATCCTGCCCGCTGGCCTGGCGGCTGTTCCTGCCCGGGAGCTGGGACGGGCCTGATGCCGCCCGGCAGCGCCGGCACTGCCGCATCCCGACAGACGTGCATCACCGGCCCAAGTGGCAGCTGGCCTTCGACATGCTCGACGAGCTGGCCGGGCTCGGCCTGCGGCCCGCGGTGGTGGCCGCCGACGCCGGATACGGCAACAACGCCTCCTTCCGCAGGGGGCTGGAGGAGCGACAGCTGGCCTATGTGCTGCAGGTCAAGGGCGAGTTGACGGCCTACCCGGCAGATATCGAGCCGGTCACCCCGCCCTACAGCGGACTGGGCCCGCGCCCGCTTGCCCGCTACCGGACCCGCCCGGTCAGCCTGCGCGAGCACGTCCGGGCCGCGGACCCCGGCCAGGCCGTCACCGTCGGCTGGCGACGCGGCTCGCGGGGCCGGATGCGGGCCCGGTTCGTGTTCCTGCGGGTCCGTCCGGCCGGTCGTCGTCCCCGGCCCGCCGACGATGGCACCATCGCTCTGCGCTGGCTGATCGCCCAGTGGCCCAAAGGCGCCGACGAGCCGGTCAGGTACTGGCTCTCCAACCTGCCCGCCGATCTGCCACCCCGGGTCCTGGTCCGCCTCGCCAAGACCCGCTGGCGCATCGAGCACGACTACCGCGAGCTGAAGACCGCCCTCGGTCTCGACCACTTCGAGGGCCGGTCCTGGGACGGCTGGCACCGCCACACCACCCTGGTGACCGCGGCCCACCTCTTCCTCACCGAACAGCGCACCGACCCAAAAGCCCCTGCCGGGGCCTGA